The sequence below is a genomic window from Spiroplasma gladiatoris.
TTTTATATTTTGATACTTAAAAATGATAAATAAATGTTTTTAAAAATACTTATGTTATAAAGATTTATAAAATATGTATATTTTTTTATTTGGCAGTTTGAAGGTTGTGTATATATTTAGAAGCTTTTGGAAACAACTAACGCATTTAAAAAACTACAAACATAATAAGCACAATGGAAAATATGAATTAATTCAAAAAATTAATAGATAAAAAAATGCAAAGCTTAAAAAAATAACTGACCAAAAATAGAGAATTTGGTTTTAAAAAGTTTAATAAATTAATGGATAATTTATAAGAAAAATAATTAATCATAAATAAATATAATTATAAATGTAACGTTTTTTTTATGTAAATTTCTCTATATAACTCGAACTAGTAATTATTGTGATAAAAAGAAATAAATCTGATTATGACTCGAAAATATACATAAATAGGACTTATCTTATAAAAGATTTTTTTTAAATAATAATAAATTTATGGATGCCTAAAATAAAAAATATTTTTAATAATATAGAGATTATTGTAAGTCAAGCAAAAATCACTGGAATTATATGAATATTTAAATTTTATTCAATAATCACTATAAAAAAAATTTATGGAAAACAAAAAGAAAGTTAAACAATAACTAACGGTCTTGACCATGTTAATAGAAATTAATCTTTTTATCACAAAAATAAACTGTGAGTTATATATATTACTTACGTACCTTTCGATAAAAAAGTTCTTAATTAAGTGTTATAAAAAATGCTGGTATTAAATTTATATTAGGTGATTAAATATCTTTAAAAACGATTTAGATATTATAAAACAAGCACTTGAAAAAGCTTGTTTTATAGAATAGATATATTTAAAACTTATTATTAATTCTGATAATAGAAATCAAAATACTTCTATTGTTGTTAAAAGATGCGCTAAAAAAACGACATCATAGTATCAATATATAGACCAAGAAGTTCAATTGATAATGCAATACGCGAAACTTTTTCTCATTCTTTTTCGAAAAAGAATGAGAAAAAATTCTAAAACAAAACAGCTATGATTATTTAAAATTATAATTGAGAATTACATAAAATTTTACAATAATACAAGAACAATAATAAACATAATAGTTCTTCAGTATATCTTATTTAGATCGTATCGAAACAAATAATAAAGTTCATAAATATTGAAGTATTTTTATAAAATACATTTTGTATACTTGATAAAGTATATTTATTGTTAAATATATGTAATGTTTATTTTTATTTTAAATAGAATTTTAAATTTTTTGTAACTTGTTTTGCGATATTTGACAAATTGACAAAAAACTATAATTTTTTTATTTTAATTTAAAATTTTTTTACATTTATAAGATATTTATATCTAACAAACACCAACGATTGCAAAGTGAAATTTGTATATATTTTTTTTCTGCAAAAATTTTTGTTGTAGTTTGATTTATATTAAAAGCATTGACAAAATAAGTTATATGTTTTTTATTTTCGCGCTTGTAGTTTTTAAGTTTTTGAAGTTTTATTTAAATTTGGTATCATTTTTAATTGATATATAACAATCAATAATATAACCTGTTTTTACATTCTTTATAACACTCCAATAAGCAATTTGTTCATTTTCATATTGCAAATATCTGACATTTATTACATATAGTTCGCTTTAGTCATATTTAATTCATTGTCTATTTACAAAATTAGTTATTTTTTCTACTTTATTATCATTCGGTTTAATCATTCTTTTTAGTCCGACTTTTAATTTATCTACTAAAAAAACTCACATATTTATAAATCAATGAGTTTGTTGCTACACATCCGTACATCATTTCCCCTTATTTTCATATTCTAAGTTATTTATAACTATTGTTGGTATTAAAAGATATGTTTTGAATAAAATTAACAAATTTTTGATTAAACTTATAAATAAAAATAATTTCACTTTTTTACCAATCTATAATAATATATTGAATAGTTTGTAATACGCAGCTCAAAAAATCAGCTTATAAATTTTTTGTTATTTGCAATATATAAGTATTTTAAATCTTTCTTTTTCTAAACTATTATGAAAGCAAATTATTTTTTAAAATTTTGAAGTTCTTTTCTTAGAACTTCCAATTATTATCGACCAACTACACTTAATAGCACATTTGTCCAAATAATCCTTATTAAAGTCTTTTTAACTATTCTATCTCTTGTTCTTTATAACCTAAAACTTAATTTCTAGTTGCTGAGTATGATATTTATATTTTTTTGCTGATTTTTTTGAGTGTTTGTTTTTCAATCCATTTTTTACCGCTTATGCTTTTTTTAAAATATACTTTTTTTATTTATTCTTTTGTAATTTAGTATAAAAAATCACTTATGCTTAGATTATATTAGATTTCTTTATTTTAACTTTATTAATATTAGATTATAGTAAATTTATTTTTAATGTCTTTTTTACTATAAATATTAATCTCCCAAGGTAAATAGTATAATTCACTTTTTAATTATTATTATATTTTCTACTACTTTTATTGTTTGAACTTTTTGTCTTTGACTTTTGGTATATAAAAACAACCTTTATATAAAAACTAGTTATTTAAATTATTTTAAATAACTTGGTCTTTTAAAGGTTGTCTATTCTATTTCTTGTTTACATATTCTTTTTCAAACTCAAACTTATTTTTATTATTTTAATAAAGCTTTTTATTGTTTATAAAATTTTTTAAAGAAAATTATTAATTACAGCTTTAAGAACTATTCTAAAGTTTTAACTTTATCTAAATATGTGTTTGCAAGTCAATTGTCTACATCGTTTCTACTACTTGAATAAACTTCTTTTTCTATAATGGCATCTTTTGATGAATTATCTCTTAAAAAGTTTAAAGCTCTAGTTAAATGTTCACTTAAATAAGCAGAAGATCTAATAAATGGAAAAATACGTTTATTATCTAAGTTATAGTGCTCTAAAAATGAACCTATTATCATAGGTGCAACATGTCACCATATAGGAAAACCTAACAATATATAATCATAATTATTTATATATTCTGGATATTCTTTCATTTTTGGTCTTAAGTTATTTACCGCTTCATTTCTTGCATCTTTTGATAATTCTGAGTAATTTGAAGAATATGGTAATTCTCTTTCAATTTTAAATGTTTTTACATCAAGTTTGTTTGCGATATAATTTGCCATAGTTTCAGTGCCATTCGATCAAGAAAAATAAACCACAATTGTTTTTGATTTTGTATTTTCATTTATTTTGTTGTCAAATTCGTTATTTATATTAGATGTAGAACAACTAACGGTACCAATTGATAAATTGGAAATTAGCGCGATACTAAATACTCATTTTAAAATTTTTTTCAAAAATACCTCCTTATATATAAAGTTTAAATATTTTAACTTTATAATATAATGATAAAACATTAGAGCAACACTAATGCAATACAAATTTATATTAAATTAAAATTTTTTGAAAAATTTTAATTTTATTTTTTAAAAATTCTATTTGATCATCAATATCTTTTCGCATTTTTATTGCTAATTTTAATTGTTTATCTATTATTTTAAATCTTTCTAACATTGTAGTATCGCCTTGCTCTATAAGTTGCAAATATCTTTGAATATTTTTTAGGCTAAGTTTTGTTTTTTTTAAGCAAATTACAAGTTCTATAAATCTAAGATCTTTTTCTTCTACATAACGATATCCATTAGCATCTCTTTTAAAACAACTTAAAATATTTTTTTTATCATAATATCTGAGTGTATGTTCAGATATAGAATATCTTTTTGAAATATTATTTATATAATATTTTTTATTCATAAAATCACCTATTAAAAATATAGCATATAAAATAAATTTTTTTAATAAATTGTATTGACTTAGAGCAACTCTAATGATTTATTATATAAATAATTACAAATGCGTAATTAGGAGGAAAAATTATGAAAAAAATCAAATTAAATGATGGTAATGAAATGCCTTTTATATCTTTTGGTACATATCAAATAACAGATTTAGAACTATGTGAAAAAGTTGTTTTAAATGCTTTGGAAGTAGGATATAGGGCAATTGACACCGCACAAAGTTATTTCAACGAAGAGGCTATAGGTAATGCCCTAGAAAAAACAAATGTTGCAAGAAAGGACATATTTTTAACTACAAAAATATGAATTAGTAATTATAATTACAATAAAACAATTGAGTCATTTTATAATTCTTTAAAAAAATTGAAAACAAATTATATAGATTTAGTTTTAGTTCATCAACCTTTTGGTTATTATAGAGAAGCGTTATCTGCACTTTTAAGTCTTAAAAAGTTAGGTTATATAAAATCAATAGGTATATCAAATTTTTACGATGATAAATTGGCTGATTTATGCTTATTTAATAATAGCGATTTTATTCCAGTTATTAATCAAATAGAAGTGAATCCATTTTTTCAAAGAGACAAAACAATAGAAAATAACATAAAATATGGTGTAAAACCAATGGCATGAGCTCCATTTGCTGAGGGAAAAAATGATATATTTAATAACTCAGTATTAAAAAAAATTGCAAACAGACATAACAAATCAGTAGCACAAGTTATTTTAAGATGATTATACGAACAAGACATCCCATTTATCACAAAAAGTATTAATATCGAAAGAATGAAAGAAAATATTTCTATATTTGATTTTAGTTTATCTAACGAAGATAAAGAACAAATCAAGTCTTTAGATAAAGGGGTTTCTCAGTTTTTTAATCATAATGATATTGATGGTGTTGAAATGATATATTCGTTAGTGAAAAAGAGAAATGAAATTAAGTAGTTAAAATTGTTTTGTAAATTAAACATAAATGAATTAAAAAAGCAAATTGAGTAGGATTGTCGAAAATTAGTCTTTTATATTAGAAAAAAATTTAAAAATGATTCTCATAAGAAAATGAAAATTAAAATAATGCAAGTAAAAATACTTTAAAATATTTAATATACTTTGTAAACCTAAATTAGAGTTTAAATATCGATCTAGTTTTATAAGAACTAAAATTGAATAGAACTTTTAGATAAATAAAAAACTATAACAAAGTTAATACAAACAGCGTCAGGTTTTGATTTGATTAGAAAATAAATTTTGGTAAATAAAAGTATTAAGGTATCTAAAAAATACTTAGAAAAGATAGACATTTATCAAGCTATTCATTTTAAGGAAAATTTTTATAATAGTAATGATTTGATTAAATAACTTATTAAATATCTAATCTTATTGGTTTAATTTAACTAAATCTAAGTTTTTTATAATAAAAATATAATTGGATAGATAAATAAATTTTTTTTGCATTATATGTAGGTGAATTTTAAATTGAAAAAAGTTTTTACAATATATAATATATATTCCAAATATATAAAAAAAATTACTTTTGAACATCTAAAATAAAATTGACAGTAAAAAAGTACTTTTATTGTTAAAATTTTATTAAAAGGTGTTCTTTTCATATGGCAAAACAATGATCAAAAAACGAAAAAATTAATATTATTGAAGAATCTAAAAAAATTAGAATAACAGATGCTGCATTAAAATATGATGTTAGCACAAGTACAGTCAAAAGATGAAAAGCAGAACTTAAAACTAAAGGTGAAGGCTCTCTTGAATGAGGGAACAAAATTCAAATAAAAAGAAATATTAAGAAATTTAAATCTCATAATTGAATTTTTAAGGACCTTGACAATATGACAACAGAAGAATTAAGAGAAGCTTTAAAATTGGAACGAGCTCTAAAAAAGCATTTGGCGAAGACAACTAAGGAAAATTACTTCGCTATTTTTAATAGTTCAAAAAAGTTTACTTCAACATTAATTTGTAAATATTTAGGCGTTTCAAGATTTAGTTATTTAAAATGACTAAAAAGTGGAAAACCTATGAATAAAACTACAATCAAGTTCTTGCTATAAAAATCAAACTTATTTTTTATTTGTTTAAAAAACGTTTAGGTTACAACATGATAACTTTACTTTTAAACAAATATTTTAATCAAAACTTAAAACCATGAGTAGTTTATAGATATATGAAATTCAATAATTTAAAAGCAGTTTGAAAAAAAGAGTGCCAAAATATGACAAATCTGGCTTTGAGATATGAAAACTTATTGAATAGGAATTTCAATTCAGATTGTTTAAATCAAAAATGAGTTACAGATGTAACTTACATAAAGATAGCCTCAGGAAATGCATAATTATTTGTTATAAAAGATTTATATAATTCAGAAATTGTTGATTAAAAATTATCTAACAGTCCTAATGGTAAATTATGTTATAAAAACCTTATCTCCGCAGTCAAAAAGAGAGGTGCTCCTGATATTATTCATTCTGATCAAGGTAGTCCTTATACCAATGAAACTTGAAAAGTTTATGTGATGAAAACAAGATAAGTATATCCATGTCAAGAAGAGGTAACTCTCCTGATAACGGAGTGTGCGAATCTTTTTTTGAACAATAAAAAATGAATGTATTTATACTTATAAAATAAAAGAGTGAAATTATTCAAATATCTATACAGTAATTTCAGATTATATTGATTATTATAATTATGTTAGATTTATGTTGAAACATAAAAAAACTCCATACGAAATTCGTATGGAGAAAGTACCTTTTTAATGTCAATTTTAATTGACAAGTTCAAACTAGTTTTTTTTATTTGCATAAAAAAATATGTTTTTTGTTATAATTATTTTTGTAATGGTACCATAGCCAAGAGGCTAAGGCATGGGACTGCAACTCCCTGATCGTCGGTTCGACTCCGACTGGTACCTCCATTTAAAAAAACAATAGAGAATTAATTTCTCTCTTTTTTATTATTTTTAGCAAATGTTATTAAAGTGTTATATAATCAAACGGCAATTAGTTAGTTGTAAAGCCAATTATTAACTTTATTAACATTATTAAAGTATTTCTTGAAAAAAAATTTAAAATAAATAAAAAAGTTCAACAATTTTCAAATTTGTTGTTATAATAATAATTGTCAATTTTAAATTAATTGCCAAAAACAAAAAAACTATATTATAATAATTTTGGTTTTACTAGATATGCGCCTTTAGATCAATTGGATAGATCGTTTGACTACGGATCAAAAGGTTAGGGGTTCGAGTCCCTTAAGGCGCGCCAATATTAGAAAATCGAATATTATAATAAAAGTTGTAATATTCATTATATTTCGGGAAGTGGCTCAGCTTGGTAGAGCATTCGGTTTGGGACCGAAGGGTCGCAGGTTCGAATCCTGTCTTCCCGACCATTATTTTACAATTTTATATTTTATTATATATGGGCCCGTAGCTCAGCTGGGAGAGCACCTGCCTTGCACGCAGGGGGTCGACGGTTCGATCCCGTTCGGGTCCACCATATATATGGCGGGGTAGCTCAGCTGGTTAGAGC
It includes:
- a CDS encoding flavodoxin; translated protein: MKKILKWVFSIALISNLSIGTVSCSTSNINNEFDNKINENTKSKTIVVYFSWSNGTETMANYIANKLDVKTFKIERELPYSSNYSELSKDARNEAVNNLRPKMKEYPEYINNYDYILLGFPIWWHVAPMIIGSFLEHYNLDNKRIFPFIRSSAYLSEHLTRALNFLRDNSSKDAIIEKEVYSSSRNDVDNWLANTYLDKVKTLE
- a CDS encoding MerR family transcriptional regulator: MNKKYYINNISKRYSISEHTLRYYDKKNILSCFKRDANGYRYVEEKDLRFIELVICLKKTKLSLKNIQRYLQLIEQGDTTMLERFKIIDKQLKLAIKMRKDIDDQIEFLKNKIKIFQKILI
- a CDS encoding aldo/keto reductase: MKKIKLNDGNEMPFISFGTYQITDLELCEKVVLNALEVGYRAIDTAQSYFNEEAIGNALEKTNVARKDIFLTTKIWISNYNYNKTIESFYNSLKKLKTNYIDLVLVHQPFGYYREALSALLSLKKLGYIKSIGISNFYDDKLADLCLFNNSDFIPVINQIEVNPFFQRDKTIENNIKYGVKPMAWAPFAEGKNDIFNNSVLKKIANRHNKSVAQVILRWLYEQDIPFITKSINIERMKENISIFDFSLSNEDKEQIKSLDKGVSQFFNHNDIDGVEMIYSLVKKRNEIK
- a CDS encoding transposase — translated: MAKQWSKNEKINIIEESKKIRITDAALKYDVSTSTVKRWKAELKTKGEGSLEWGNKIQIKRNIKKFKSHNWIFKDLDNMTTEELREALKLERALKKHLAKTTKENYFAIFNSSKKFTSTLICKYLGVSRFSYLKWLKSGKPMNKTTIKFLL
- a CDS encoding IS3 family transposase: MRIFFWTIKNECIYTYKIKEWNYSNIYTVISDYIDYYNYVRFMLKHKKTPYEIRMEKVPF